The proteins below are encoded in one region of Streptomyces cyanogenus:
- a CDS encoding FDLD family class I lanthipeptide codes for MSGNAFDLDVRVTSPSTAGLDRAPASISSLLTRAVCTRVTCKANCTYVCTTVCTSGICPKEHSH; via the coding sequence ATGTCCGGCAACGCATTCGATCTGGACGTCCGGGTTACCTCGCCGTCCACCGCCGGCCTGGACAGGGCACCGGCATCCATCTCCTCGCTCCTCACCCGCGCGGTCTGCACCCGGGTGACCTGCAAGGCCAACTGCACCTACGTCTGCACGACCGTGTGCACCTCGGGCATCTGCCCGAAGGAGCACTCGCACTGA
- a CDS encoding helix-turn-helix domain-containing protein: MTLARLEALLKERGMNRSQVLDIGELAAKAALPQNTVAVLLRGGHTPADTVAARVSARIKILADAYLARTGKPMSDLAGSISRQLGVSSFWARQVCSGDKVPSVELLHGLVGFFGVEGGEAFFTAPAAEALNRVLLPMLAALQQTSGRPEVDGSATSPAEREAAVPSPREADAENPPRPAQPPSAVPDLSARLNRLFAVMHPRGRETYTSHEVAETITAHGVKITAAQVEELRHGTWTSPSPEQLDALASFFGVPVGYFVNDEVASQVSADLNLVETLKSQGIGPRQIALRAVADLDEEALAALVPVIQHLQRASKRQRM, encoded by the coding sequence ATGACGCTTGCGCGCCTCGAGGCACTGCTCAAAGAACGGGGCATGAATCGATCGCAAGTGCTCGACATCGGGGAGCTGGCAGCAAAGGCGGCGCTGCCCCAAAACACCGTCGCCGTCCTACTCAGAGGCGGCCACACTCCGGCCGACACCGTGGCAGCCCGGGTCAGTGCACGTATCAAGATCCTTGCTGATGCATACTTGGCACGCACCGGAAAGCCTATGTCAGACCTGGCTGGCAGCATTTCCCGACAGCTGGGTGTTTCCTCTTTCTGGGCACGTCAGGTGTGCTCTGGCGACAAAGTACCGAGTGTTGAACTGCTGCACGGCCTGGTGGGATTCTTCGGTGTCGAGGGAGGCGAGGCGTTTTTCACCGCCCCAGCTGCTGAGGCCCTCAACCGCGTACTGCTGCCCATGTTGGCCGCGCTGCAGCAGACGTCAGGGAGGCCGGAGGTCGATGGTTCAGCCACTTCGCCGGCGGAGCGCGAAGCTGCGGTGCCCTCACCCCGGGAGGCGGACGCCGAGAACCCGCCGAGGCCTGCGCAGCCGCCGTCCGCCGTCCCGGATCTCTCGGCGCGACTGAACCGCCTTTTCGCGGTCATGCACCCCAGAGGGCGTGAGACGTACACCTCGCACGAGGTTGCCGAGACAATCACCGCGCACGGGGTCAAGATCACAGCAGCACAAGTCGAGGAGCTACGACACGGCACCTGGACTTCGCCGAGTCCTGAGCAACTCGATGCGCTCGCCAGCTTCTTCGGCGTACCCGTCGGCTACTTCGTCAACGACGAAGTAGCGTCTCAGGTCTCCGCAGATCTCAACCTCGTGGAGACGCTGAAGTCCCAGGGCATCGGCCCCCGCCAGATCGCTCTTCGGGCAGTCGCCGACCTGGACGAGGAGGCGCTTGCTGCCCTCGTCCCGGTGATCCAGCACCTGCAGCGGGCAAGCAAGCGGCAACGGATGTGA
- a CDS encoding ABC transporter ATP-binding protein, translated as MAGTAAGESVGYRDLFALLLERRTTVAWALALTVVGTVLGLLQPLLTMRLIDRVGSGEPLAGPALLLAGLFAAQACIEGLGQFLLDVAGEGVVLRLRKTLANRLLLARIGDFDRHRTGDLLSRVGTDTTVLRDMVAGSFVQLVTVALTAVGTGGLMLWLDPVMFGIVIATIAAATVVVAGVMTGIRGTTEQSLTDVGTMTADLERALGNIRTVRACRAELREARRIGAAAEAAFTSGVRSARLGSLVGPVMEVAVNGSFLLVLLIGAVRVSNGDMTISALVAFLLYATYLVMPLAGLFSAVALIQRGLGSLKRIQEALRLPVESTSDPVEAPTRGPGPLLELVDVSFSYGDRQVLSGVSLRIPEYGYLAMVGRSGAGKTTVTSLIERFYDPDDGAVLFRGTDLRKLEHRGYRRHVALVEQHTPLLYGSLRHNLTYAAPDASEDAIRDVLDTVGLDALLRRLPDGLDSEVGERGLRLSGGERQRVAIARALLAEPDLLVLDEPTSHLDTVSEAEIAEALLRVSERCSLLVIAHRLSTVRSARRIVVMDGGRVSSIGTHEELLARDRTYQQLVESHLLQSEKSAHA; from the coding sequence ATGGCCGGTACGGCTGCGGGTGAAAGCGTCGGCTACCGCGACCTGTTCGCGCTGCTCTTGGAGCGGCGGACGACGGTCGCCTGGGCGCTCGCTCTGACGGTCGTCGGCACGGTGCTCGGGCTGTTACAGCCGCTGCTCACGATGCGGCTGATCGACCGGGTGGGGTCCGGCGAGCCGCTGGCCGGCCCGGCACTGCTGCTCGCCGGGCTGTTCGCCGCTCAGGCATGCATCGAGGGCCTGGGCCAGTTCCTGCTCGACGTGGCTGGCGAGGGGGTGGTCCTGCGGCTGCGCAAGACTCTGGCGAACCGGCTGCTGCTCGCAAGAATTGGGGACTTCGACCGCCACCGGACCGGTGACCTGCTTTCCCGCGTGGGCACGGACACGACCGTGCTGCGCGACATGGTGGCGGGCAGCTTCGTCCAACTCGTCACCGTGGCGCTCACGGCCGTCGGTACGGGTGGACTGATGCTGTGGCTCGACCCCGTCATGTTCGGCATTGTCATCGCCACGATCGCCGCAGCAACTGTCGTCGTCGCCGGTGTCATGACCGGGATCCGCGGGACCACCGAGCAGTCCCTCACGGACGTCGGCACCATGACAGCCGATCTCGAACGGGCGTTGGGCAACATCCGCACCGTGCGCGCCTGCCGGGCGGAACTCCGCGAAGCCCGACGCATCGGCGCGGCCGCCGAGGCCGCCTTCACGAGTGGGGTGCGATCGGCCCGTTTGGGTTCACTCGTGGGACCGGTGATGGAGGTCGCGGTCAACGGATCGTTCCTGCTCGTGCTGCTCATCGGCGCGGTACGAGTCTCGAACGGCGACATGACGATCAGCGCACTCGTCGCCTTCCTGCTCTACGCGACCTACCTGGTGATGCCGCTGGCCGGCCTGTTCAGTGCCGTCGCCCTCATCCAGCGCGGCCTCGGGTCACTGAAACGCATTCAGGAAGCCCTGAGACTGCCCGTGGAGTCCACGTCAGACCCCGTCGAGGCGCCTACCCGAGGGCCAGGCCCACTGCTCGAACTGGTGGACGTCTCCTTCTCGTACGGGGACCGCCAGGTCCTGAGTGGGGTGTCGCTCCGGATTCCGGAGTACGGCTACCTCGCGATGGTGGGCAGGTCTGGCGCGGGCAAGACCACGGTCACCTCCCTCATCGAGCGCTTCTACGACCCGGATGACGGAGCGGTGCTCTTCCGGGGCACCGACCTCAGGAAGTTGGAACACCGCGGCTACCGACGGCATGTGGCGCTGGTGGAACAGCACACACCGCTGCTCTACGGTTCCCTGCGCCACAACCTCACGTACGCCGCACCGGACGCATCCGAGGACGCGATCCGCGACGTGCTCGACACGGTTGGCCTCGACGCACTCCTGCGACGCCTGCCGGACGGGCTCGACAGCGAGGTGGGCGAACGAGGGCTGCGCCTGTCGGGCGGCGAGCGCCAGCGCGTGGCCATCGCCCGCGCCCTGCTCGCCGAGCCCGACCTGCTGGTGCTGGACGAGCCCACCTCGCACCTCGACACCGTCAGCGAGGCGGAAATCGCCGAGGCTCTGCTGAGGGTCTCCGAGCGCTGCTCCCTGTTGGTCATCGCCCACCGGCTGTCGACGGTCCGCTCGGCGCGACGGATCGTTGTCATGGACGGCGGGCGGGTCAGTTCCATCGGAACACATGAGGAACTGCTCGCCAGAGACCGGACCTATCAGCAGCTGGTCGAAAGCCACCTGCTCCAGTCGGAGAAATCCGCACATGCGTGA
- a CDS encoding asparagine synthase-related protein yields the protein MRRVFHADTAGVTVASNRADVVAGLVGAPLDEELLAVRLLDSVPHPLGDVPLWRGVHAVPPGFQLDTGPDGVSRTRWWSPPEPRLGLEEGAALLRRELDLAVRVRTGAATTVSSDLSGGLDSTAVCAVAAAAGAAPFALTMASRDPGDDDVHWAKLAAAGLKHAEHLVLPVDQVPLFYSGLLEVTGPVDEPTPTILDQPRQLAGHDEMAVRGSELHLTGMGGDHVLWGHPAHVLQRLATEPFGALRHLRAYRAQNRWSLRDALSVIGDRRSYGQWLVASADRLTAPRAAPHSADVLAWDVPPRMPGWATPDAVAAVRRRMRLAAQSAIPLGGTRAQHNELNILHHGTRVTRVLHQVSEQGGLPMASPFFDDHVIEASWSVQPEDRSSPWLYKPLLKAAMRGVVPSEVLKRETKGEASVDAANGLRENRARIAELWHDSRLARLGLVDADRLLATTLQPSSPELRYAGLDSTLACEIWLRTV from the coding sequence ATGAGGCGGGTGTTCCACGCCGACACGGCAGGCGTGACAGTGGCGAGCAATCGCGCCGACGTCGTCGCCGGGCTGGTCGGCGCTCCCCTCGACGAGGAACTGCTCGCCGTCCGTCTGCTGGACTCGGTCCCCCATCCGCTCGGCGATGTGCCGTTGTGGCGGGGTGTTCACGCTGTGCCACCGGGCTTTCAGTTGGACACCGGCCCGGACGGCGTTTCCCGCACGCGGTGGTGGAGTCCCCCTGAGCCCCGGCTGGGTCTGGAGGAGGGGGCGGCACTGCTACGCCGGGAACTCGACTTGGCGGTCCGTGTGCGCACGGGGGCGGCGACGACGGTCAGTTCGGACCTGTCCGGAGGGCTGGACTCCACCGCTGTCTGTGCCGTGGCCGCCGCTGCCGGTGCCGCACCGTTCGCCCTCACCATGGCGAGCCGTGATCCTGGTGACGACGACGTCCACTGGGCGAAGCTGGCTGCGGCCGGCCTCAAGCACGCGGAGCACCTCGTGCTCCCCGTCGACCAGGTCCCGCTGTTCTACAGTGGACTACTGGAGGTCACCGGACCGGTCGACGAGCCGACGCCGACCATCCTCGACCAGCCCCGGCAACTCGCTGGTCATGACGAGATGGCGGTCCGCGGTTCAGAACTGCATCTCACTGGGATGGGCGGCGATCACGTCCTGTGGGGGCACCCGGCGCACGTACTCCAACGGCTGGCCACCGAGCCGTTCGGCGCACTGCGTCACCTTCGCGCATACCGGGCGCAAAACAGGTGGTCACTGCGGGACGCCCTGTCGGTGATCGGTGACCGCAGGTCCTATGGCCAGTGGCTGGTTGCCAGTGCCGACCGGCTCACCGCTCCCCGGGCGGCGCCGCACAGTGCGGACGTCCTTGCCTGGGACGTCCCACCCCGGATGCCCGGTTGGGCGACGCCGGACGCTGTCGCCGCCGTACGCCGCCGAATGCGGCTGGCGGCACAGTCAGCTATCCCCCTGGGCGGGACCCGGGCTCAGCACAACGAACTGAACATCCTGCACCACGGCACACGCGTGACCCGCGTCCTGCACCAGGTGTCCGAGCAGGGCGGTCTGCCGATGGCCAGCCCGTTCTTCGACGACCACGTGATCGAGGCCAGCTGGTCGGTACAGCCGGAGGACCGCTCCTCACCCTGGCTGTACAAGCCCCTTCTCAAGGCTGCGATGCGTGGCGTGGTGCCCTCCGAGGTGCTCAAGCGCGAGACCAAGGGTGAGGCGTCCGTCGACGCGGCCAACGGCCTGAGGGAAAACCGGGCCCGGATCGCGGAGCTGTGGCACGACTCCCGTCTCGCCCGGCTGGGGCTGGTCGACGCGGACAGGCTCCTCGCGACCACGCTGCAGCCGTCCTCGCCCGAACTCCGTTACGCAGGTCTCGATTCCACGCTGGCCTGCGAGATATGGCTGCGCACCGTCTGA
- a CDS encoding lasso peptide biosynthesis PqqD family chaperone, which translates to MRLRADVSLVETDYGKVLLDGRTGRYWELNPTGSLALDELTSGGDIDSVTTRLTDEFEVGAERARSDAEALVAALVEAGLVDR; encoded by the coding sequence ATGCGGCTGAGAGCCGACGTGTCACTGGTGGAGACCGACTACGGGAAGGTTCTGCTGGACGGACGCACCGGGAGGTACTGGGAACTGAACCCGACGGGCAGTTTGGCACTGGACGAACTGACCTCAGGCGGCGACATCGACTCCGTCACCACCCGGCTCACCGACGAGTTCGAGGTCGGTGCGGAACGAGCACGCTCCGACGCCGAGGCGCTCGTCGCGGCCCTGGTCGAGGCGGGGCTGGTGGACCGGTGA
- a CDS encoding cytochrome P450 family protein — protein MSNTEQTGSVSSLLSEALVADPHGTYARLREAAPVHRTATPDGEPMWLITRYAEARAALADPRLSLNKANAKTSGEYRSSMPPELDTHLLNMDPPDHTRLRRLVAKAFTPRRVEGLRMRIQKLTDELLTTMTGPRVDLVHALAVPLPMSVICELLGIPETARLDFRAWTDTLFSPAPGAATESRTAMRQMHQFLKSVIEEKRNSPTEDLLSALVQARDDRDVLTEPELVSLAFLTLFAGYDNAVHLIGNTALSLLLHPRLLTAVRGGAVPIRSVVEETLRWNPPFALAVRRFALEDVSIGNALIPAGSRVWVSIASANRDGREFPSPEVFDPTRTPTHLAFGYGVHYCIGAPLARMEAEIAVWSLMKRFSELELAVGLNELEWWPTFHKRGLRSLPVMTC, from the coding sequence ATGAGCAACACCGAACAGACCGGCAGCGTCTCGTCGCTGCTCAGTGAAGCACTCGTCGCTGACCCACATGGCACCTATGCCCGGCTCCGTGAAGCCGCCCCGGTCCACCGCACCGCCACTCCCGACGGCGAACCCATGTGGCTGATCACCCGGTACGCCGAGGCCCGCGCGGCTCTGGCAGACCCCCGGCTCTCCCTGAACAAGGCAAACGCCAAGACCAGCGGCGAGTACAGATCCTCCATGCCCCCTGAGCTCGATACTCACCTGCTCAACATGGATCCGCCCGACCACACTCGCCTGCGCCGGCTCGTCGCCAAAGCATTCACTCCTCGTCGCGTCGAGGGCCTGCGCATGCGCATCCAGAAGCTGACCGACGAACTCCTCACCACGATGACCGGCCCTCGCGTGGACCTCGTCCACGCCCTGGCCGTCCCACTGCCGATGAGCGTCATCTGTGAACTGCTCGGCATCCCGGAGACAGCGAGGCTCGACTTTCGGGCCTGGACCGACACACTCTTCTCACCAGCGCCAGGCGCGGCAACGGAGTCACGCACTGCGATGAGGCAGATGCACCAATTTCTCAAAAGTGTTATCGAGGAAAAACGAAACAGTCCGACCGAGGACCTTCTGTCTGCCCTCGTCCAAGCCCGCGACGACCGCGACGTACTCACCGAGCCTGAACTCGTCTCCCTGGCGTTCCTCACTCTGTTCGCCGGCTACGACAACGCCGTGCATCTCATCGGCAACACAGCATTGAGTCTGCTGCTGCACCCCCGACTGCTGACGGCGGTGCGAGGTGGCGCCGTCCCGATACGGTCGGTGGTCGAGGAGACGCTGCGCTGGAACCCCCCTTTCGCACTGGCGGTACGCCGCTTCGCCCTCGAAGACGTCAGCATCGGTAACGCTCTCATCCCCGCTGGCAGTCGAGTGTGGGTCTCCATCGCTTCGGCGAACCGGGACGGGCGGGAGTTCCCGTCTCCCGAGGTGTTCGACCCGACCCGTACACCAACTCACTTGGCGTTCGGCTACGGAGTGCACTACTGCATTGGCGCCCCGCTCGCGCGGATGGAGGCGGAAATCGCCGTATGGTCCCTTATGAAACGGTTCTCCGAGCTTGAACTGGCGGTGGGGCTTAACGAGTTGGAGTGGTGGCCGACGTTTCACAAACGGGGACTGCGCAGCCTCCCTGTAATGACTTGCTGA
- a CDS encoding response regulator transcription factor, with the protein MREVSGHEPHWKAALQRLDRLTPRESEVFSMMAEGLSNESMANRLHLTERTVRAHLSAIAEKLELHSRLSLCLASYVSRNTVANDNVCRCGRRAE; encoded by the coding sequence ATGCGTGAGGTCAGTGGACACGAACCCCACTGGAAGGCTGCCCTGCAGCGACTGGACCGCCTCACTCCACGGGAGTCGGAGGTTTTTTCCATGATGGCGGAAGGTCTGTCGAACGAGAGTATGGCGAACCGTCTTCATTTGACTGAACGAACCGTGCGCGCGCACCTTTCGGCGATAGCCGAGAAGTTGGAACTACACTCCCGTTTGAGCCTCTGCCTGGCGTCGTACGTTTCTCGCAATACTGTCGCGAACGACAATGTCTGCCGGTGTGGCCGACGAGCAGAATAG
- a CDS encoding MAB_1171c family putative transporter encodes MLFNVVYGTLSLITWSAFAFKLRDLARDWRNKELQRLCLAIAMFAAPFGFAAPPVYVRVDALIGTPNISSLIIYTTVEVCLTSFLALLVSWSSAQSKVRLRHRLILGYALATVTTNWVLFFLGDATDTSHALDFDVHYAKTAYIWEFLLVHQTLYTVSMIGLIRLCWRYSKIVGQPWLRRGLRIVTVGAVAGLGYCLPKVISLIWDKLGISPLGFVNSVVAPMFASVSAALFAIGFTMPAWGVGLGRVMAWMSDYRTFHRRYPLWQAITRAFPEVVLVTPPTSRRELARDLRFFLGRQVIEILDGEMRLRPHHDPEISRMTREVAANQNIPGDEADAVAEAAQIAAALQARSTGHEASGGHGTDFDDAANGDLSKEGARLTLVADAFSTSPVIPAVLERLQSAKTDA; translated from the coding sequence GTGTTATTCAATGTCGTCTACGGAACGCTCTCCTTGATCACTTGGAGCGCGTTCGCCTTCAAGCTGAGAGACCTCGCCCGCGACTGGCGCAACAAGGAACTGCAGCGGCTGTGTCTGGCGATCGCAATGTTCGCCGCACCGTTCGGCTTCGCCGCTCCCCCGGTGTACGTACGTGTCGATGCTCTGATCGGCACGCCCAACATCAGTTCGCTGATCATCTACACGACCGTGGAGGTCTGCCTCACCTCGTTCCTGGCCCTCCTCGTCAGCTGGTCGTCTGCGCAGTCGAAGGTCCGGCTCCGTCACCGGCTGATCCTCGGATACGCCCTCGCCACGGTCACCACGAACTGGGTGCTGTTCTTCCTGGGGGACGCCACCGATACGTCGCATGCCCTTGACTTCGACGTTCACTATGCCAAGACCGCATACATCTGGGAGTTCCTCCTCGTCCACCAGACCCTGTACACAGTCAGCATGATCGGGCTGATCCGGCTCTGCTGGCGCTACTCCAAGATCGTCGGCCAGCCTTGGCTGCGGCGCGGCCTGCGCATCGTCACCGTGGGAGCAGTCGCCGGCTTGGGCTACTGCCTGCCCAAGGTCATCTCCCTCATCTGGGACAAGCTCGGCATCTCACCACTCGGTTTCGTCAACTCCGTTGTGGCCCCCATGTTCGCCAGCGTCTCGGCGGCACTCTTCGCCATAGGGTTCACCATGCCCGCCTGGGGGGTCGGCCTCGGCCGGGTCATGGCATGGATGTCCGACTACCGCACCTTCCACCGCCGCTACCCCCTTTGGCAGGCGATCACCCGTGCCTTCCCCGAAGTCGTCCTCGTCACCCCGCCGACCTCCCGCAGGGAACTGGCTCGCGACCTCCGGTTCTTCCTCGGTCGCCAGGTGATCGAGATACTCGACGGCGAAATGAGACTTCGTCCCCACCATGACCCGGAGATCAGCCGCATGACACGAGAAGTAGCGGCGAACCAGAACATCCCCGGTGACGAGGCGGATGCCGTTGCAGAAGCCGCGCAGATCGCAGCAGCCCTTCAGGCTCGGTCCACCGGCCACGAGGCGTCAGGGGGACATGGCACAGACTTCGACGACGCCGCCAACGGCGACCTCAGCAAGGAAGGTGCTCGTCTGACCCTGGTCGCCGACGCCTTCAGCACCTCCCCCGTCATCCCCGCCGTTCTCGAGCGGCTCCAGTCGGCGAAAACGGACGCATGA
- a CDS encoding GntR family transcriptional regulator, producing the protein MTSVPHPPASSVDPAGRNIGAGAAPGAGSALYTRIGRKLKQEIVSGVYAQGAYLPSSGELGKLYGANKNTVLRALRMLRAEGLIDFGRGRGAVVVHSARKVGLAEISEQLRYVVNLADVSGIPRAAVVAAIHRIPPSQGPRPAGALPAAAARRGGAGRTAFRPHGRGAA; encoded by the coding sequence ATGACATCCGTACCACATCCGCCCGCATCCAGTGTCGATCCAGCTGGCAGGAACATTGGAGCCGGCGCCGCACCAGGTGCCGGGTCGGCGCTCTACACCCGGATAGGGCGCAAGCTCAAGCAGGAGATCGTGTCGGGTGTCTATGCCCAGGGCGCGTACCTGCCTTCGTCGGGTGAACTCGGAAAGTTATATGGCGCGAACAAGAACACCGTCCTCCGGGCGCTTCGGATGCTGCGCGCCGAAGGGCTGATCGACTTCGGCCGGGGCCGTGGCGCGGTCGTGGTGCACTCGGCGCGCAAAGTGGGCCTCGCGGAGATATCGGAGCAGCTCCGCTACGTCGTGAACCTTGCCGACGTCTCCGGGATTCCGAGGGCCGCCGTCGTGGCTGCAATACACCGAATTCCGCCATCGCAAGGCCCGCGCCCCGCTGGGGCCTTGCCCGCCGCGGCGGCCCGACGTGGGGGAGCAGGCCGCACGGCGTTCAGGCCGCACGGGCGTGGTGCCGCGTGA
- a CDS encoding lasso peptide biosynthesis B2 protein, producing the protein MSFQTVLRPPSAVPWRARLAARLAVGTAKPLTRLSPERIRRLLTALARGAQPARFEQVQAARDAVTTVSLLCAGREGCLQRSIATALLCRARGVWPTWCVGIRTAPPFAAHAWVESDGRMVGEGVPVGYFRVLFSVAPHDAKEGPDGRYGCG; encoded by the coding sequence GTGAGCTTCCAGACCGTCCTGCGTCCCCCGTCAGCCGTCCCCTGGCGTGCGCGGTTGGCCGCGCGCCTGGCCGTGGGGACGGCCAAGCCGCTCACACGCCTGTCACCGGAGCGCATCCGCCGACTGCTGACCGCCCTCGCACGAGGGGCACAACCAGCCCGCTTCGAGCAGGTACAGGCCGCGCGGGACGCGGTCACCACCGTCAGCCTGCTGTGCGCGGGACGCGAAGGGTGCCTGCAGCGGTCGATCGCGACCGCGCTGCTGTGCCGGGCCCGCGGTGTCTGGCCGACGTGGTGCGTCGGCATCCGTACGGCCCCGCCGTTCGCCGCGCACGCCTGGGTGGAGAGCGACGGCCGCATGGTGGGGGAGGGCGTCCCCGTGGGCTACTTCCGGGTGCTGTTCAGCGTGGCACCACACGATGCGAAGGAGGGTCCCGATGGCCGGTACGGCTGCGGGTGA
- a CDS encoding lanthionine synthetase C family protein, with the protein MRENRETAGWPARGEEDTLIERAHRAVRLVAERTSTTGQVTELALTAAEQSAHPVGWYPPSLSHGQAGTALLHLYTARAGLGDRDTAFEHMREAVLGTRVVPLEVPGIFGGTSGLALALADCAHDEPRFLPSLRRVHEQLAAQVLDTDYLAVERAVTDADYDWISGAAGVLAYLVSIENPSPAVREAVGRLLDYLVWLSEPAQTRNTPHRWLLVPDVYPPVGNDHDRYPHGYLNLGFSHGVPGVAAALAAAAASGHRHPGLDTAVTTFTAWILAHQAADEFGPLWHDGVAVDVDGNEQPRLHGHDQIAWCYGTAGVASALLDISRSTGDNGLLTTAVTAFEAVLRRAAQAGPLSPTLCHGQAGLLMMCRAFAPFSGLARERIPVLLDRLLEHADEARPAVFADHQLPGHLVDDPGLLCGAAGVALAILAALNDDRPAWFRACFAR; encoded by the coding sequence ATGCGTGAGAACCGGGAAACAGCCGGCTGGCCGGCTCGAGGCGAGGAGGACACGCTCATCGAACGCGCACACCGCGCGGTCCGCCTGGTCGCCGAACGGACCTCGACCACCGGCCAGGTGACCGAACTGGCTCTGACCGCTGCGGAACAGTCGGCGCACCCAGTGGGCTGGTACCCGCCGAGCCTCAGCCACGGCCAGGCCGGAACAGCCCTGTTGCACCTGTACACCGCCCGCGCGGGACTCGGCGACCGGGACACCGCCTTCGAGCACATGCGGGAAGCCGTGCTCGGCACCCGCGTCGTACCACTGGAGGTTCCCGGGATCTTCGGTGGCACCAGCGGACTGGCCCTGGCACTGGCCGACTGCGCCCACGACGAGCCACGCTTCCTGCCGAGCCTGCGCCGCGTGCACGAGCAACTCGCCGCCCAGGTGCTCGACACCGACTACCTGGCCGTGGAACGCGCGGTCACCGACGCCGACTATGACTGGATCAGCGGAGCGGCGGGGGTCCTCGCCTACCTCGTCTCCATCGAGAACCCCAGCCCCGCCGTCCGGGAGGCCGTGGGCCGGCTCCTCGACTACCTGGTGTGGCTGAGCGAGCCTGCGCAGACCCGGAACACCCCGCACCGCTGGCTGCTGGTCCCCGACGTCTACCCACCCGTCGGGAACGACCACGACAGGTATCCGCACGGGTACCTGAACCTCGGCTTCTCGCACGGCGTGCCCGGAGTCGCCGCGGCGCTGGCTGCGGCTGCTGCGTCCGGCCACCGACACCCGGGACTCGACACGGCCGTCACCACCTTCACCGCCTGGATCCTCGCTCATCAGGCCGCCGACGAGTTCGGTCCGCTGTGGCATGACGGCGTGGCGGTTGACGTGGACGGCAACGAACAGCCCCGCCTGCACGGCCACGACCAGATCGCCTGGTGCTACGGCACGGCCGGTGTCGCCTCGGCCCTGCTCGACATCTCGCGCAGCACCGGTGACAACGGCCTACTGACTACGGCCGTCACCGCGTTCGAGGCCGTGCTGCGGCGAGCTGCGCAGGCCGGACCGCTGTCGCCGACCCTGTGTCACGGACAGGCCGGCCTGCTGATGATGTGCCGCGCCTTCGCACCCTTCAGCGGCCTCGCCCGCGAACGGATCCCCGTCCTGCTCGACCGGCTGCTCGAGCATGCCGACGAGGCACGACCGGCGGTGTTCGCGGACCACCAGCTGCCCGGACACCTGGTGGACGACCCGGGCCTGCTGTGCGGAGCCGCCGGAGTCGCCCTCGCGATCCTCGCTGCCCTGAACGACGACCGTCCGGCCTGGTTCCGGGCCTGCTTCGCAAGGTGA